The following are encoded in a window of Pyrenophora tritici-repentis strain M4 chromosome 6, whole genome shotgun sequence genomic DNA:
- a CDS encoding NmrA multi-domain protein — protein MRVVVFGASGVQGRHQVHALARAGHSVVAVSRNPKQLLVDDKPVETFAADFCDRAAIEEVVQKADRIMLNLPSTSFNKSEPILAAAKSIGEAAKKAAVPLIIFNTSMPVPKEVQHITAQDDRRKMRESLRESVPTISIEPVVYLDNLLEGWALPPIRDQQKIVYCHKPDLRVSWICHHDVAQIMMAAMHRPDVAGRDIPVGGPETVVLSQLAEKLSKAWGKKLSHENQTVADFCDKISQTMKGRGLETDKVVSQMFKAYTYYNEARDEPFNIDMSSVVKELGIELTWIEEWAKKRSPWDDKGYY, from the coding sequence ATGCGCGTAGTTGTCTTCGGCGCATCTGGGGTCCAAGGTCGTCATCAAGTTCATGCTCTCGCGCGAGCAGGACATTCGGTCGTGGCAGTGAGTCGCAACCCAAAACAGCTTCTCGTCGACGACAAGCCCGTGGAAACTTTCGCTGCCGACTTTTGCGACAGGGCTGCAATTGAAGAAGTGGTACAAAAGGCGGATAGAATCATGCTCAACCTGCCATCGACGTCCTTCAATAAATCTGAACCTATCCTTGCTGCCGCCAAAAGCATCGGCGAAGCTGCTAAGAAGGCCGCTGTACCTTTGATCATATTCAACACAAGCATGCCAGTCCCCAAAGAAGTCCAACATATCACAGCCCAGGATGATCGGAGAAAAATGAGGGAATCCCTGCGCGAGTCTGTACCGACAATCAGTATCGAGCCTGTAGTCTACTTGGACAATCTACTTGAAGGCTGGGCCTTACCGCCCATCAGAGACCAGCAGAAGATTGTATACTGCCACAAGCCTGATCTACGCGTCTCCTGGATCTGTCACCACGATGTAGCGCAGATCATGATGGCTGCAATGCATCGCCCTGATGTCGCCGGGCGCGACATTCCCGTAGGGGGACCGGAGACTGTCGTTCTCTCCCAATTGGCTGAGAAGCTTTCCAAAGCCTGGGGCAAGAAGCTGAGTCACGAGAACCAGACAGTCGCTGATTTTTGCGATAAGATTAGTCAGACTATGAAGGGCAGGGGACTGGAGACGGACAAAGTGGTTAGTCAGATGTTCAAAGCATACACTTATTATAACGAGGCAAGGGACGAGCCTTTTAACATTGATATGAGCTCTGTAGTCAAAGAGCTGGGAATAGAGTTGACATGGATTGAAGAGTGGGCTAAGAAGAGGAGCCCTTGGGACGACAAGGGGTATTACTAG
- a CDS encoding putative rta1 domain protein codes for MVLRSNTLVDLGHHTFLAALSKIELEKYEGVVRHALITSLWILEDSSVQSSSYRDFTIEQAMSPTEYHYALNDPNVYVLYRYTPSKIAAGIFVFAFGFTTFAHIFQLFQKRTWYFTPLIVGGLFEIIGFIGRSISHDDQWALGPFIMQSLLILLAPALFAASIYIILGRIILLVDGERYSLVRQKWLTKVFVAGDIFSFLLQGTGAGIQAMATKSSMHLGSQIIIGGLFVQLVFFGLFIVISGVFHYRLVKDIPLQKRYGPSMIFRSKEAFQAEAPSKPSLPRESLSDLPWKRHLFNLYFASTLILVRSTFRVIEYIGGNAGYLLSHEVFLYIFDALLMLFVMVSFNMIHPSQATEMYQMRLRSESSLELQQAPVEPVVRDEERLINCQKVDSGVWLSGCMPFGR; via the exons ATGGTACTTCGCAGCAATACCTTGGTGGACCTCGGACACCACACTTTCCTAGCAGCCTTGTCCAAAATAGAACTTGAGAAGTATGAAGGTGTGGTCAGACATGCCCTAATAACTAGCCTCTGGATTCTCGAGGATAGTTCAGTTCAGTCATCTTCTTACCGCGACTTCACCATCGAACAAGCCATGTCCCCTACAGAATACCATTATGCGCTCAACGACCCCAATGTATACGTCCTATACCGATATACACCATCGAAAATTGCGGCGGGCATCTTTGTGTTTGCATTTGGCTTCACAACATTTGCGCACATCTTCCAGTTATTTCAAAAACGGACATGGTACTTCACGCCACTCATCGTTGGAGGCTTGT TTGAGATAATTGGTTTTATTGGTCGATCCATCTCTCACGACGATCAATGGGCTCTTGGTCCCTTCATCATGCAGTCACTGCTTATCCTCCTCGCCCCAGCCTTATTCGCAGCTTCCATCTACATCATACTCGGTCGCATTATTCTATTGGTGGATGGAGAGCGCTACTCTTTGGTGCGCCAGAAATGGCTTACAAAAGTCTTTGTAGCGGGGGACATTTTCAGTTTCCTCCTGCAGGGTACTG GTGCTGGTATCCAGGCTATGGCCACCAAAAGTTCCATGCATCTCGGTTCACAAATTATCATTGGTGGGCTCTTCGTCCAACTTGTCTTCTTCGGCCTTTTCATCGTCATATCAGGGGTATTCCACTACCGACTCGTGAAGGATATACCTCTGCAGAAGCGCTACGGACCGTCAATGATCTTCCGCTCCAAGGAAGCTTTCCAAGCTGAAGCACCCTCCAAGCCCTCCCTGCCGCGGGAGAGCCTATCCGACTTGCCCTGGAAGCGCCATCTCTTTAATTTGTACTTTGCGAGTACCCTTATCTTGGTCCGCAGCACCTTCAGAGTGATAGAGTACATTGGAGGCAATGCAGGTTACCTTTTAAGCCATGAAGTGTTTCTATACATATTCGATGCATTGCTCATGCTCTTTGTCATGGTGTCGTTCAACATGATCCATCCCAGCCAGGCGACCGAGATGTACCAGATGAGGCTGAGAAGCGAGTCTTCTCTGGAGCTTCAGCAGGCACCAGTGGAACCTGTTGTACGGGATGAAGAACGGCTGATCAACTGTCAAAAGGTGGATAGCGGAGTATGGCTGAGCGGTTGCATGCCATTTGGACGATGA
- a CDS encoding C6 zinc finger domain protein, whose amino-acid sequence MTEQRVAKRKTHTKSRKGCFQCKSRHTKCNEARPRCGNCVRLDINCTFPFIPESYSGSPQTSPGVSSPYVDVAAPESPDVAPSSSELHIADLRLLHHWTKTVAKSLHPNPSNRSSVFQNDFVELGFEYPFLLHGFLALSAVHQAILLPPNDRQHLLLQADSHISRALETYRGNLENPKAGLAVPMFMLSSVLFTYNLGSAQLERPEDPIAALHHCFMLLQGIRVVVLPHWDQIKDSPAFAHMTDMAFPEALKALDTLPKEQKFQEILRLKELTELLLDSQDKEACATAIDELHSTWLRYQHIPPERDEYTLLFLWSAQLNSRFLKLLAAHNPVTCIITTHFAAMLAQSRPVWWVVKWPQWLLVASEQLLAATPDLLNWLDWPRQIINSRPRSATTTPAAS is encoded by the exons ATGACGGAACAACGCGTCGCGAAGCGCAAAACACACACAAAGTCGCGTAAGGGATGTTTCCAGTGCAAATCCAGACATACAAAA TGCAATGAAGCGCGCCCGCGCTGTGGAAATTGCGTTCGTCTGGATATCAATTGTACCTTCCCATTCATACCAGAGAGCTATTCAGGATCTCCGCAAACCAGCCCAGGCGTGTCTTCGCCGTACGTGGACGTAGCTGCTCCGGAAAGCCCCGATGTAGCTCCCAGCAGTTCCGAGCTTCACATCGCGGACCTGCGTCTACTTCATCACTGGACTAAGACCGTTGCTAAAAGCTTGCACCCCAACCCTTCAAATAGGAGTTCTGTATTCCAGAACGACTTCGTGGAGCTGGGCTTCGAGTACCCTTTTCTCCTCCATGGCTTTCTAGCTCTCTCTGCGGTCCATCAGGCCATCTTGCTTCCTCCAAATGACAGGCAGCACCTTCTTCTCCAAGCCGACTCCCACATTAGTCGGGCGTTGGAAACCTATAGGGGAAACCTGGAGAATCCCAAAGCCGGACTGGCCGTTCCCATGTTCATGCTTTCGTCCGTCTTGTTCACATACAACCTCGGCTCAGCGCAACTCGAAAGACCAGAAGACCCCATCGCCGCGCTCCACCACTGTTTCATGCTACTGCAGGGCATCAGAGTCGTTGTATTACCTCATTGGGATCAAATCAAAGACAGTCCTGCTTTTGCTCACATGACGGATATGGCGTTCCCCGAAGCTTTGAAAGCTCTGGACACCCTTCCAAAAGAACAAAAATTCCAGGAGATTCTCCGCCTGAAGGAACTTACCGAGCTTCTGTTAGACAGTCAAGATAAAGAAGCATGCGCTACCGCTATCGACGAGCTCCATAGTACTTGGTTGCGCTATCAACACATACCTCCCGAGCGCGACGAGTATACCCTGCTCTTTCTCTGGTCTGCTCAATTGAATAGTCGGTTTCTTAAACTTCTCGCAGCTCACAACCCTGTGACATGTATTATTACAACTCACTTCGCTGCCATGTTGGCTCAATCTCGTCCGGTTTGGTGGGTTGTCAAATGGCCTCAATGGCTTCTTGTAGCATCAGAACAGTTGCTAGCAGCGACTCCCGATCTCTTGAACTGGCTAGATTGGCCACGACAGATTATTAACTCAAGACCTAGGAGTGCTACCACCACTCCAGCTGCTTCTTGA
- a CDS encoding Tymo-45kd-70kd domain containing protein: protein MTKGTSSKEKGASTAPTDGSQDAPPTYTSSSSDSQPPSYESVQHAISTLSIGPPDEIISVPIVTRTVANSIHNYNPFSHKQGAVKQSIVVRKMKRAQYLAHYAKDAEGKFVGTGAPAPDVGLVFVPGKGSSEDMLRQAEEVALEVQRLRGKGIGTYGMPLYDGALAGNALVL, encoded by the coding sequence ATGACCAAAGGTACTTCGTCCAAAGAAAAAGGTGCCAGCACGGCGCCAACAGACGGATCTCAAGACGCACCACCAACCTATACGTCCTCGTCATCAGACTCACAACCCCCCTCTTACGAATCCGTCCAACACGCCATCTCAACCCTCTCCATCGGGCCACCCGACGAAATAATCTCCGTGCCCATAGTTACCCGCACCGTCGCCAACAGCATTCACAATTACAATCCCTTCTCCCACAAACAAGGCGCAGTCAAGCAATCCATCGTTGTGCGCAAGATGAAGCGCGCGCAGTACCTGGCACATTATGCCAAAGACGCAGAAGGGAAGTTTGTTGGCACCGGCGCACCGGCGCCGGATGTGGGGCTTGTATTTGTGCCTGGCAAGGGGAGCAGTGAAGACATGCTAAGGCAGGCCGAGGAGGTGGCGTTGGAGGTGCAGAGACTGAGAGGCAAGGGGATTGGGACTTATGGAATGCCGTTATATGATGGAGCGTTGGCTGGGAATGCGCTGGTTTTATGA